Proteins encoded within one genomic window of Eurosta solidaginis isolate ZX-2024a chromosome 1, ASM4086904v1, whole genome shotgun sequence:
- the LOC137238473 gene encoding ribonuclease kappa-B-like, whose amino-acid sequence MKICGPKLSLCGLIISVWGIIQLVLMGIFFFIHSVALIEDLPILEKYHSMDEFYNAANAAYNQNAYNCWIAACIYMLTLLLSAQQFYVNSRATAN is encoded by the coding sequence ATgaaaatctgtggaccaaaattATCGCTCTGTGGTTTGATTATCTCCGTATGGGGCATCATACAATTGGTGCTGATGGGAATTTTCTTCTTCATACATAGCGTTGCGCTGATTGAGGACCTGCCTATATTGGAAAAATATCATTCAATGGATGAGTTCTACAATGCAGCAAATGCTGCATATAACCAGAACGCCTACAATTGCTGGATTGCGGCATGCATTTATATGCTTACGCTCCTATTATCCGCACAACAATTCTATGTGAACAGCCGAGCAACTGCCAATTAA